One window of the Oncorhynchus mykiss isolate Arlee chromosome 5, USDA_OmykA_1.1, whole genome shotgun sequence genome contains the following:
- the LOC110524632 gene encoding neurturin isoform X1, which translates to MIGKVVGVGEDGKMWKRQEVSTAKYHLRNWKMMLWVVASLLTLIEGVFSEEDPKEAHTEQHRAQERTTTAGTWLPDHYPEVHELEEKRGGHGQASWPSLFENPGLEGNGEGYPSRWQRSPPDPDPEPSRRGSRKKSKKPKNSSRDCRMEKKEMRVRDLGLGFDSDEIILFKYCVGTCSSSRKNYDLALKALMENESIPSRKVSAHPCCRPTRYETVSFMDAQTIWQTIKWLSAANCSCVG; encoded by the exons atgGAAAAATGTGGAAGAGGCAGGAAGTGTCAACTGCCAAATATCACCTGAGGAACTGGAAG aTGATGCTGTGGGTGGTAGCCTCTCTGCTGACCCTGATAGAGGGGGTGTTCTCTGAGGAGGACCCAAAGGAGGCCCACACTGAGCAGCACCGAGCCCAGGAGAGGACCACCACCGCTGGGACCTGGCTCCCAGACCACTACCCAGAGGTCCACGAGCTGGAAGAGAAGAGGGGTGGCCATGGCCAGGCCTCCTGGCCTAGTCTTTTCG AGAACCCAGGTCTTGAGGGAAACGGAGAGGGCTATCCGAGCAGGTGGCAACGCTCACCTCCTGACCCAGACCCCGAACCCTCCCGTAGAGGCTCTCGCAAGAAAAGCAAAAAGCCCAAGAACAGCAGCCGGGACTGCCGCATGGAGAAGAAGGAGATGCGTGTCAGAGACCTGGGCCTGGGCTTTGACTCGGATGAGATTATCCTGTTTAAGTACTGTGTGGGGACGTGCTCGAGCTCCCGTAAGAACTACGACCTGGCCCTTAAGGCCCTGATGGAGAACGAGAGTATCCCCAGCAGGAAGGTGAGCGCCCACCCCTGCTGCCGGCCCACCCGCTACGAGACTGTCTCCTTCATGGATGCCCAGACTATATGGCAGACCATCAAGTGGCTGTCAGCGGCTAACTGTAGCTGTGTGGGGTGA
- the rad54l gene encoding DNA repair and recombination protein RAD54-like — MRRSLAPSQVAKRKHGGDSSEDEDWNPEEDTKRKKGGNESRESYISPFRKPLTQLTNQPVCVDSNAHEALIRSILSKPFKIPIPNYTGSLGIRALGLKRAGVRKSLHDPFENGALVLYEPPVLSAHELIKAEKDKLPVHVVVDPVLGKVLRPHQREGVKFLWDCVTGRRIADSYGCIMADEMGLGKTLQCIALMWTLLRQSPDAKPEIDKAIVVSPSSLVRNWYNEVGKWLGGRITPVAIDGGSKEEIDKKLVNFMTQHGLRVPTPILIISYETFRLHADVLHKGKVGLVICDEGHRLKNSDNQTYQALNAMSAQRRVLISGTPIQNDLLEYFSLVHFVNAGILGTAQEFKKRFELPILKGRDADASGKDRQVGEEKLKELISIVNGCLIRRTSDILSKYLPVKIEQVVCCRLTPLQSELYKLFLRQAKPLQTLQQQGKISVSSLSSITSLKKLCNHPALIYDKCVERDEGFDGALNLFPTGYSTKAVEPQLSGKMLVLDYILAMTRSTTSDKVVLVSNYTQTLDLFEKLCRTRRYLYVRLDGTMSIKKRAKIVERFNSPSSPEFIFMLSSKAGGCGLNLIGANRLVMFDPDWNPANDEQAMARVWRDGQKKTCYIYRLLSTGTIEEKILQRQAHKKALSSCVVDEEQDVERHFSLGELRELFHLSEETTSDTHDRFRCRRCVNGRQVRPPPEDSDCTCDLSQWQHCSDKRGLRDPILQASWDAAISFVFHQRSHEDQRGVV, encoded by the exons ATG AGGAGAAGCCTAGCACCAAGCCAGGTTGCCAAAAGGAAGCATGGAGGAGATTCGTCCGAGGATGAGGATTGGAATCCAGAAGAAGAT ACCAAAAGAAAGAAGGGAGGAAATGAAAGCAGAGAAAGCTATATCTCTCCCTTCAGAAAGCCTTTGACACAGTTGACCAACCAGCCTGTATGTGTGGACAGCAATGCACAC GAAGCCTTAATTCGAAGTATTCTCTCAAAACCTTTTAAAATCCCCATCCCCAATTACACAG GCTCTCTGGGGATAAGAGCACTAGGACTGAAGCGTGCGGGGGTAAGGAAGTCTCTTCACGACCCATTTGAAAACGGTGCACTGGTCCTCTATGAGCCTCCAGTGCTGAGCGCTCATGAGCTGATAAAAGCAGAGAA AGATAAACTGCCTGTACATGTTGTCGTGGATCCAGTCCTTGGAAAGGTCCTCAGACCCCATCAGAGAGAG GGAGTGAAATTCCTGTGGGACTGTGTGACCGGGAGACGTATTGCCGACTCGTATGGCTGCATCATGGCTGATGAGATGGGGCTGGGGAAAACCCTGCAGTGTATTGCCCTCATGTGGACCCTGCTGCGCCAGAGTCCTGATGCCAAGCCTGAGATAGACAAGGCCATTGTTGTTTCACCCTCCAGTTTGGTTCGTAACTGGTACAACGAGGTGGGAAAGTGGCTGGGCGGACGCATCACACCGGTGGCCATCGATGGGGGATCCAAGGAGGAGATAGATAAAAAACTAG TGAACTTCATGACCCAGCATGGCTTGAGGGTTCCTACTCCAATCCTGATAATTTCATACGAGACGTTCCGGCTTCATGCTGATGTTCTACACAAAGGAAAAGTGGGACTTGTCATCTGTGATGAG GGTCATCGGCTGAAGAACTCGGACAACCAGACGTACCAGGCTCTGAATGCTATGAGTGCCCAGAGGAGGGTGCTTATCTCAGGCACTCCCATTCAGAATGACCTGCTGGAATACTTCAGTCTGGTGCACTTTGTCAACGCTGGCATCCTGG GAACAGCCCAGGAGTTTAAGAAGCGTTTTGAGCTCCCCATCCTGAAGGGTCGTGATGCAGACGCCAGCGGCAAAGACAGGCAGGTTGGAGAGGAGAAACTCAAGGAGCTGATCAGCATTGTCAATGG ATGCTTGATTCGGAGAACCTCAGACATCCTCTCAAAGTATCTTCCTGTTAAGATCGAGCAGGTCGTCTGTTGCAG GCTGACCCCCCTCCAGTCAGAGCTGTATAAACTGTTCCTGAGGCAGGCTAAGCCCTTACAGACACTGCAGCAGCAGGGCAAGATcagtgtctcctctctgtcctccatcaccTCTCTCAAGAAGCTCTGTAACC ACCCGGCTCTCATCTATGATAAGTGTGTGGAGCGAGATGAGGGCTTCGATGGGGCCCTGAATCTCTTCCCTACAGGATACTCCACCAAGGCTGTGGAGCCACAGCTTTCTG GTAAAATGCTGGTTCTGGACTATATCCTGGCCATGACCAGAAGCACCACCAGTGACAAAGTGGTGTTGGTCtccaactacacacaaacactggACCTCTTTGAGAAGCTCTGTCGAACTCGAAG ATACCTCTACGTTCGGCTTGATGGCACAATGTCCATCAAGAAGAGAGCAAAGATAGTGGAGAGGTTCAACAGCCCATCT AGCCCAGAGTTCATATTTATGCTGAGCAGCAAAGCTGGGGGGTGTGGCCTGAATCTGATTGGTGCTAATCGCCTGGTGATGTTTGACCCTGACTGGAACCCAGCCAATGACGAGCAGGCCATGGCTCGAGTCTGGAGAGACGGACAGAAAAAGACCTGCTACATCTACAGACTGCTTTCA ACGGGGACAATTGAGGAGAAGATCCTTCAGAGGCAGGCCCATAAGAAGGCTCTGAGCAGCTGTGTGGTGGACGAAGAGCAGGATGTGGAGAGACACTTCTCTCTGGGGGAGCTACGAGAACTCTTTCATCTCAGTGAGGAGACCACCAGTGACACGcatgacag GTTCCGCTGTCGGCGCTGTGTGAATGGGCGACAGGTGCGGCCCCCTCCTGAGGACTCTGATTGTACCTGTGACCTGTCCCAGTGGCAACACTGCTCTGACAAGAGGGGCCTGAGAGACCCCATACTGCAGGCCTCCTGGGACGCTgccatctcctttgtcttccacCAGCGCTCCCACGAGGACCAGAGAGGGGTCGTGTGA
- the LOC110524632 gene encoding neurturin isoform X2 encodes MWKRQEVSTAKYHLRNWKMMLWVVASLLTLIEGVFSEEDPKEAHTEQHRAQERTTTAGTWLPDHYPEVHELEEKRGGHGQASWPSLFENPGLEGNGEGYPSRWQRSPPDPDPEPSRRGSRKKSKKPKNSSRDCRMEKKEMRVRDLGLGFDSDEIILFKYCVGTCSSSRKNYDLALKALMENESIPSRKVSAHPCCRPTRYETVSFMDAQTIWQTIKWLSAANCSCVG; translated from the exons ATGTGGAAGAGGCAGGAAGTGTCAACTGCCAAATATCACCTGAGGAACTGGAAG aTGATGCTGTGGGTGGTAGCCTCTCTGCTGACCCTGATAGAGGGGGTGTTCTCTGAGGAGGACCCAAAGGAGGCCCACACTGAGCAGCACCGAGCCCAGGAGAGGACCACCACCGCTGGGACCTGGCTCCCAGACCACTACCCAGAGGTCCACGAGCTGGAAGAGAAGAGGGGTGGCCATGGCCAGGCCTCCTGGCCTAGTCTTTTCG AGAACCCAGGTCTTGAGGGAAACGGAGAGGGCTATCCGAGCAGGTGGCAACGCTCACCTCCTGACCCAGACCCCGAACCCTCCCGTAGAGGCTCTCGCAAGAAAAGCAAAAAGCCCAAGAACAGCAGCCGGGACTGCCGCATGGAGAAGAAGGAGATGCGTGTCAGAGACCTGGGCCTGGGCTTTGACTCGGATGAGATTATCCTGTTTAAGTACTGTGTGGGGACGTGCTCGAGCTCCCGTAAGAACTACGACCTGGCCCTTAAGGCCCTGATGGAGAACGAGAGTATCCCCAGCAGGAAGGTGAGCGCCCACCCCTGCTGCCGGCCCACCCGCTACGAGACTGTCTCCTTCATGGATGCCCAGACTATATGGCAGACCATCAAGTGGCTGTCAGCGGCTAACTGTAGCTGTGTGGGGTGA
- the taf4b gene encoding transcription initiation factor TFIID subunit 4, translating to MPTTENSANETPNQAEKSASPANSGSGTANISDTIVQVGATVKAPTPSASCPAIAPFISKGTTKDPDPAQTQPQNANNGTQLPLSVMQVAPTTATVTVAPVQASTQPVTSSTTIKSVVSNLPPTVVMITTGLRPISPMVAGPRVSSPTVTMSAQPPVRMSSPLGPAVTRVATATQVPGKAAVIAIPRPTTFQQPAASIRPPQTTSVQLPANFHIPPGMVLIRSDSGQLMLVSQQALAAAQGLAARTPGTGTSPSPRPPTTQVSAATVVRKAENPGVIRVPPPPSPHVTTAQSTPMVKVVGVAPTPPAGQIQIPRPMIRPVAPVTVTRSPGPGPLIIPTKPTNTPRATPPTITPEVLENVKKCKNFLVTLIKLASSGTHSADMAKNVRELVKSLLDGRLEPEEFTDQLYRELKSSPQPYLVPFLKKSLPAVRQLTPNPQLFIQEVDQPKPQAPATSKAPASKAPAPTAGRTPTLLSTNSRPAHLSAASGQSIKSTQLVIQQPRGVVYKPAVTNPTPARTYLSVQNRSLAKPMVIQSGQYYNTGAVVRRTPFLVPPPPAQRHAFKDSVGSFREEDDINDVASMAGVNVSEENARILATNSGLVGSVERSCQDKPFLSPAPLLTHILHTGEKFGVSEVGSDVVSLVSHATQERLRDLLEKVTVVAQHRKIALKEDYSHVQTSDVRSQLHFLEELERLEKQRRDDEERETLLRVARSRCNTDDPDQQLLKQRAKELQQLEQAQLQHREANLTALAAIGPRRKRPLDSNGNQVGPGGIMSVLQRAGVQRVTGVSLRDLLFCLEQDPPLRHSLTLYKGLLR from the exons ATGCCAACCACCGAAAACTCCGCAAATGAAACTCCAAATCAGGCAGAGAAAAGTGCCTCCCCGGCAAACAGTGGCAGTGGAACAGCGAATATCTCGGACACTATTGTGCAGGTGGGAGCGACAGTCAAAGCCCCGACACCTTCTGCCAGTTGCCCTGCAATAGCCCCCTTCATTTCGAAAGGTACAACGAAAGACCCCGACCCTGCCCAAACCCAGCCACAGAACGCAAATAATGGCACCCAGCTTCCGTTGTCCGTGATGCAAGTTGCACCTACTACCGCAACCGTGACTGTCGCACCTGTCCAGGCAAGCACTCAACCGGTCACGTCATCCACAACCATAAAGTCAGTTGTGAGCAACCTGCCTCCAACGGTGGTCATGATAACCACGGGACTGAGACCCATTTCTCCGATGGTTGCGGGACCGAGAGTGAGCTCTCCAACGGTGACCATGAGCGCACAGCCACCGGTGCGCATGAGCTCTCCTTTGGGACCAGCGGTGACTCGAGTTGCCACCGCGACCCAGGTACCGGGGAAGGCTGCAGTGATAGCCATACCAAGACCAACAACTTTTCAGCAACCAGCTGCATCGATCAGACCCCCACAGACCACGTCTGTCCAGCTTCCAGCCAACTTTCATATCCCGCCAG GCATGGTGCTCATCCGTAGTGACAGTGGCCAACTGATGCTGGTGTCCCAACAAGCTTTGGCTGCAGCCCAGGGCCTCGCAGCCAGAACTCCTGGCACTGGGACCTCTCCTAGCCCAAGGCCACCAACCACacag GTGTCTGCAGCGACTGTCGTGAGAAAAGCTGAGAATCCAGGTGTGATCAGAGTGCCTCCTCCTCCTAGCCCCCATGTGACCACAGCACAGAGTACACCCATGGTTAAG GTCGTAGGGGTTGCTCCGACCCCTCCTGCAGGCCAGATCCAGATCCCCAGGCCTATGATCCGCCCAGTGGCCCCTGTCACAGTCACCCGTTCTCCTGGCCCTGGTCCTCTCATCATCCCAACCAAACCCACCAACACCCCCAGGGCCACACCCCCGACCATCACACCT GAGGTCCTGGAGAATGTGAAGAAGTGTAAGAACTTCCTAGTGACGCTGATCAAGCTGGCCTCTAGTGGAACCCACTCTGCTGACATGGCCAAGAACGTCCGAGAACTCGTCAAGAGCctgctg gaTGGGAGACTTGAACCTGAGGAGTTCACTGACCAACTCTACCGTGAGCTCAAGTCTTCTCCCCAGCCCTACCTGGTACCCTTTCTCAAG AAAAGTCTCCCAGCTGTGCGGCAGCTCACCCCCAACCCACAGCTCTTCATCCAGGAGGTTGACCAACCGAAGCCACAGGCTCCAGCCACCTCCAAGGCCCCGGCCTCCAAAGCCCCGGCCCCCACTGCAGGCCGcacccctaccctcctctccaccAACTCTAGGCCTGCCCACCTCAGCGCTGCTAGTGGCCAGTCAATCAAATCCACCCAGCTA GTGATCCAGCAGCCTAGAGGTGTGGTGTATAAGCCTGCTGTGACAAACCCCACCCCGGCCCGTACATACCTGTCTGTTCAGAACAGGAGCCTGGCCAAACCTATGGTCATTCAGTCAGGACAGTACTACAACACAG GTGCTGTTGTCAGGCGGACTCCTTTCCTTGTCCCACCGCCTCCAGCCCAGAGACACGCCTTCAAGGACAGTGTTGGTTCTTTCAG GGAGGAGGATGACATCAACGATGTGGCCTCCATGGCTGGGGTCAACGTGAGCGAGGAGAATGCCCGTATCCTAGCAACCAACTCTGGGCTCGTGGGCTCTGTGGAGCGATCCTGTCAGGACAAACCCTTCCTGTCCCCAGCCCCGCTGCTCACACACATCCTCCACACTG gtgagaagTTTGGAGTGTCCGAGGTGGGGTCAGACGTGGTCAGTCTGGTGTCTCACGCCACACAGGAGCGTCTCCGAGACCTGCTGGAGAAAGTCACAGTGGTGGCACAGCATCGCAAGATTGCCCTCAAG gagGACTACAGTCACGTTCAGACCAGTGATGTGCGTTCCCAGCTCCACTTCCTGGAAGAGCTGGAACGTCTGGAGAAGCAGAGGAGAGACGACGAGGAGAGGGAGACACTGCTCCGCGTCGCCAGG AGTCGCTGTAACACCGATGACCCAGACCAGCAACTACTGAAACAACGGGCCAAAGAG ctcCAGCAGTTGGAGCAGGCTCAGCTGCAGCACAGAGAAGCCAACCTCACTGCCCTGGCTGCCATCGGACCTCGCAGGAAGAGACCACTGGACTCCAATGGAAACCAG GTGGGGCCAGGTGGCATTATGTCAGTACTACAGAGGGCTGGGGTTCAGAGAGTGACTGGGGTCTCTCTGAGGGACCTACTCTTCTGTCTGGAACAGGACCCTCCTCTAcgacactctctcactctctacaaGGGCCTGCTCAGATAG
- the LOC110524636 gene encoding proteasome subunit alpha type-7, giving the protein MAARYDRAITVFSPDGHLFQVEYAQEAVKKGSTAVGIRGKDIVVLGVEKKSVAKLQDERTVRKICALDDHVCMAFAGLTADARIVINRARVECQSHRLTVEDPVTVEYITRHIATLKQRYTQSNGRRPFGISALIVGFDNDGTPRLYQTDPSGTYHAWKANSIGRSAKTVREFLEKNYTDEAIATDNEAIKLAIKALLEVVQSGGKNIELAVIRRNQPLKLLESKEIETLVAEIEKEKEEEAEKKKPKKST; this is encoded by the exons ATGGCCGCTAGATATGATAGAGCTATAACAGTATTTTCCCCCGATGGACACTTGTTTCAAGTGGAATATGCACAAGAGGCTGTGAAAAAAGGCTCTACTGCG GTGGGCATCAGAGGGAAAGACATTGTCGTTTTGGGTGTTGAGAAAAAGTCTGTAGCTAAACTCCAAGACGAGAGGACTGTACGCAAGATATGTGCACTTGATGATCATGTCTGTATGGCATTTGCAG GTCTGACGGCCGATGCTCGTATCGTTATCAACAGAGCCAGGGTGGAGTGTCAGAGCCACCGGCTTACTGTAGAGGACCCTGTTACTGTGGAGTATATCACACGCCACATTGCCACACTCAAACAG CGCTACACACAGAGTAATGGACGCAGACCTTTCGGTATCTCTGCTCTGATCGTGGGCTTTGACAACGATGGAACCCCACGACTCTACCAAACGGACCCATCTGGAACATATCATGCCTGGAAG GCCAATTCTATCGGTCGCAGTGCAAAGACTGTCCGGGAGTTTCTGGAGAAGAACTACACAGACGAGGCCATCGCTACTGACAACGAGGCTATAAAGCTGGCCATCAAAGCCCTGCTGGAG GTTGTTCAGTCAGGAGGAAAGAACATTGAGCTGGCAGTGATCAGGAGGAATCAGCCACTgaag CTTTTGGAGTCTAAAGAAATTGAAACCCTTGTGGCTGAAAtcgagaaggagaaagaggaggaggcagagaaaaagaAGCCGAAAAAATCTACATAA